The genomic stretch TCCGACCTGCCTACCACTTCATCCTCTGGAAAGTTGATGTTTTCCCTCGACTGGCTGTGCTGTCTGGACACaccaggagaagaagaagaaaaggtttTCACGCCATGTCTGTACAAAGAATTGTCTGCCGACAATTTATAATGATAACAAACTGCTGctattatatttatacagtaAAACAGATACTCACAAACCAAACAGCATGTCATGTAGTCCTGgaagaagaaacacagaacattaATGCAACATAATGGGACAATAGCTTAATTATTCAAGTCATTAGGACTGTGTACGGGACTCACGAGGTGTGTTGTTGCGGTTGCGTATTATGTACACGAGCAGCAGCGCTGTGAGGAAGGCTGCAATGAGCATCCCGCCTATAGCTGCTCCAATCACAGCCGGGTACACGTTGTAGCGTGGTTCCGCTGCAACACATCACAGTTACACATTGCAAAATAGTGCAGCTCTGAGAAAACACAGACAGTTGTGGCACTTGATAAGTGTCTCGCAGCgttttttcatcatgtttcagCTCTCTGTGGTGGTTCTCAACCCATGTCAGCTTAGTTCTTGTGAAATTAACCAAATTCAGTATTGCTTGGAGATGTTATCTTCACTGAAAGTGTTTAGTTGGAAAACAAATTAACTTTTGCAAGAGGAATTAACACAATATTCTTCTTACGAATAAAAAGTTGAATTCATAAAAATGACTGATGACTTTAAAGGTGAGCCTGTTGAACTGAGTGTAGTTGTGGATGATCTGAAGCACTGACAGTACAggggttgagaaccactggactaTCCTCCCCTGGCACCTGACCTACAAGCCTTTCTACACCCTGGCTTGGTTAAAGTAGTAAAATCATGCTATGAATGATACAATTAACATAAAGAAGTTACAAGAAGAAGCACACAGGTCCAGTTAAAGCAAAGGTAAAGAGCAAAGCATGGAAggaggtaaacaggaagtgtgtgaaCGGTGTGAAGCTGTGAGGTGTGTGTAAATgtaggtgttgttgtttgtgtgttgagtTTTTCACCTAAGTGgatacaaaaaagaaataaacaaaaatgttagACAGCAATCACAACAAGACACCAGCATCACCTgccatctttttaaaatgtatcattattatttgcttCTCCTGCCTTTGCCcgttttccaaaatgttgtaTCATTTGTTTGTAAATCACCCCTAACTCAAGCACCTGTCTTTGCTCAGTTTTCTGCCTAAAGTCCCATATCTGATCACACTTTCCTCACTCCATTCACTCACTATACCTGGAGTCTTTGCTGTAGAAGGATGTCCGACGGTGCGGTGGTTGACAGGTGTGATGCGGAACTGGTACGTAACGGTCGGTGTCAGTTTCTCTACTGTGTGACTCCTGACCTCTGGGTCCTGGATAACGTTCGAGTACAGACTGGTGCACCGATcctctcctccgtgtcctcctttGAATCATTGTTGCTGCCTCTCCTTCCTGGTTGCTCTGACACCCATCTGTGCTGCAAGATGAAAGCGGTCCAACCTCCTCCTTCTTCGTTCTCTACCTGCCActccagctccacctccatACGTAGTCGGCTGTTGTACATCACGTTGACCAGGGTCGCATTGGGCGGCATGGGGTGCCCTGATAAAGACACAACCAATGAATTAGTCTGTTACGTATAGCCCctttacaacaacaacttgaTATTTTCAGAGTTTGGTTTTGTACACAAGGCTTGCTGTTTCCCCCTGGTTACTGTGTTCATGCTCTTCTCGTCTAACTGTCAGCAAGAAAGCAATTACGTTTCCCAAATGTCAAACTAGTCCTTTAAAAGATCTGGCTTTAAGACACAGATGGGAAAACAAAAACGTACTCTTAACCACCAAAGTGACATTGATTTCAGTTCCTCCCACTGCGTTGGAAGTGGAGCACCTGTACTCGCCACTGTCTTGAGTCTCATCCGTGTCTCTCACAGTCAGATTGGCccatgcagatgtttgcagCAGTGCGTACTTCGAGGTGTCTCGGACGCCCACACCCTGATTATTAAACCAGCTTATTTCACTGACGGGAAGGTAGTTGGCTCTCAGGTTGCAGGTGAGCTTCACATCGCTCCCCTCGTATACAGACACAACTCTGCGCTGCGTTAGCAAAACAGGAGCCTCTACAGGTGACAATGGTATacatgaattaattaatcaaatcatATCGGCTATTGTCCTGTAATCTATGTCTGATCATGTGCAACTGACCCAGTGTGAGCCTGCAGGTTTGGTTTGGACCAGAAGTGGATGCTTAGCATGGCAGGTGTAGGGCTTCCCCGTTGCGGGCAGTGCCGTAGCGAAGGATCAGGATGTTGGAGTTTGCTTCCCCGCCTTTGCCCTGGCCAACCCGGGCCCTCTCCACCACACCAAGGATGTTCGGGGCCCCTCCATCCCCAGGAGCAGGACAGCATCAGATACTGTTATTGTTAAGTCACATAGGCAAAACACACCGGCTCTGCAGGGGGAATATCTGGTGAAGGGGAAGAGGGTTTAAGTGAGATGTGGACAATGAGCATAGAAAActtcctctttttccttctttgtcTTACATGTGCGTGTGCTGCACTCTGTTGATTGTTTGAGTGCCAGGTGGGAGGCCCATGCAAGTAAACAAGCTACTGTTGGAAGTCAGGTCTTCAGGTGGCAGCAAGATGGCGGTGTTGGTCAGTGGGATTTGTTTGTGGCCCTGTGTCAGCCTCATACTCGTCCCATTTTGGTCAAGGGTCCAGTCcagtggagggaggggagggtaATCCACCAGGCCAGGAGCAGAGCAGTCTCACAGAGGTGTGATTCAGAGCCGGCTCCACAGAACAGGAGGGAGAGCCATCGGGTGGGTCTGCGGGGATAAGATACAGCGTAACGAGGCAGTGATGTGCACAGTGGGATTTACGCAAGGTCATTGGGACCAGAACAAGGGACCATGggtgaaatgtgaaataatgctttctgtctctcttggATGGTGGCGTAGATAAGACACATCAACTGATTATCTAGcagaaatgcaaaagaaaacaggagagcAGACATGACAAGCATCGGTCTTCTAGCCAACCAACACTTGCCATGGCTGTGACATCACAAGCGAGGTAACCTGCCAGAGAGTCCCATCAACTTTCCAGACGGCCAGAAACAGGAGAATAGGTCTGCAGCAAACTTCcactctctgctgtgtgtgtgtgtgtgtgtgtgtgtgtgtgtgtgtgtgtgtgtgcggctgtgtgtgtgtgtgcgtgtgtgtgtgtgtgtgtgtgtgtgtgtgtgtggtaacgaatgtatgtatgcatgttcaTTTGCAAGCTTTGAGGGCTGTTCTGAAGTATAAGTGAATATAAGGAAGTTGAAATGAGAGAGATAATGCAATAAATGGAGTATGGTTGATTAAAACAGAGGGAGCAAAGGTGGTTTCTGCATAACACTAAAAAAAGGAGAGGTTTAGTTAAAAGTGAAATGATCAATTGTGTTTAAGTAGGAGATTTAGGATTAATGAAGATAAAAAGGCAATTCAGACCCTGgatttgtgttttcttcatcTTGTGCTATAAATGTCAAATCTTAATGATCAATCTCGTCTCTTTTACACTATTATTAACCCATTTGCAGCCACCAAGACAGAATGAACACAGGTTAGGTCTGAGTGGAGAGGTtcacagaggagcaggaggacctATGCAAGGTCCAAGGTctaaggtcagaggtcagaagtCACACTCACAGTAGACAGTCAGACTGATGGTTTTTTTGGAGCGGGTATTCAGATATGTGTTCTGCGCCAAGCAGGCGTATTCGCCAGTGTGCATGCGGAGGATCTTGGTGATTTGTCAACTGCGGCCCGGTGTAGACCTGGGAGTTGTTGTAGAACCAGGACGTACTGAACTGGCCGGGTTGGACTGGGCTTGACACAGTAAAGaaacagtctctctctccagggcTGAATATCCCCGCTCTGTTATACTGTATGGAGTCACGTCTATCTGGGGGAGGTCCGGGCCAACTGAGGAGAAaggacatgaacacattaaatatatgaaGGACGCAGACATGTGACGTACACGGCTGACAGAAggacatcctgcttcctttctgcAACAATTGAAAGTATTCGCACATCTTCTATACAGTCTGTCACAACTCAGATAGTTCAGAAGGTCAAactcacaaaatatatatagatcaaatataatattttctaGACTAAATGCTGTTTTAAAAGCCTTCACAACACAAATTAtagttaaaatgtaataaggAAACAAGGAGtataaaatgaaatgtgttgaattagaagcaatgacatttaaatatgcTGTGGTCTAAAAATACTAAATTTAGTTAAAGAAAATATCCATGCACTGGTTGCAAAAGTTTTTAGAACAAAATACTGAGTTTATGACCTCCTCCTCAATGGTAGCTATGGCCTTATTTCTGAGCTACAAATCCAGACCACTGGAGTTCAAGTATTAACATAGACAGGTAAACGCAGGTTTAGTAATAcaagccaaataaaaaaaaatacgtcTTTCAAATGTCAAGAGAACGAAAATATTGGGTGTTTAAAGCGACAAAAAGCTGACCTATGactaaaaacatgaaacagtGTGAGTAATGATTTGTCAACGTTAATCATTCAACGCATGTTTACATGGGTGACATTTTCGGTTGTGTGACACATAGCCTACTGAAGATGCTTGTCCTCACAATTTATTGATTGCTCACGTCAAatgccaaagaaaagaaaggaagagacttCAAGCATGAAAAGATTGTGACCTTAAACTGTCGTCATGGTTTTTTAAATTCTACCTAAAAATACTCACAGATGGTGTCCAGCCATAGCCGGTTGGAGCTCTCACTGTTGACGGCGT from Cyclopterus lumpus isolate fCycLum1 chromosome 14, fCycLum1.pri, whole genome shotgun sequence encodes the following:
- the LOC117742826 gene encoding LOW QUALITY PROTEIN: V-set and immunoglobulin domain-containing protein 10-like 2 (The sequence of the model RefSeq protein was modified relative to this genomic sequence to represent the inferred CDS: substituted 2 bases at 2 genomic stop codons); amino-acid sequence: MVARLLGLAFLFLPSSLVTSKTLGQRIQQLAETLGQLTVISNSAAAVEHRETASGCTRPVHCQAFYDIEQGAQVKIPTCVTLSXIAVPVSKPYLLMSDVSPVEGSTMWMRCNLDNGTGPIQYVWQHETRSGNISAFAQGNTSIINVTNINRNHTGWYRCVASNAVNSESSNRLWLDTIFGPDLPQIDVTPYSITERGYSALERETVSLLCQAQSNPASSVRPGSTTTPRSTPGRSXQITKILRMHTGEYACLAQNTYLNTRSKKTISLTVYYPPDGSPSCSVEPALNHTSVRLLCSWPGGLPSPPSTGLDQAPVLLTQRRVVSVYEGSDVKLTCNLRANYLPVSEISWFNNQGVGVRDTSKYALLQTSAWANLTVRDTDETQDSGEYRCSTSNAVGGTEINVTLVVKRHPMPPNATLVNVMYNSRLRMEVELEWQVENEEGGGWTAFILQHRWVSEQPGRRGSNNDSKEDTEERIAEPRYNVYPAVIGAAIGGMLIAAFLTALLLVYIIRNRNNTPRLHDMLFGLQHSQSRENINFPEDEVVGRSEGGIEEIGGSSSPGPTLVLPRAASPLTTSPLSATHTASQAPPPGDDNEPVSVTITVNATGP